In the genome of Botrytis cinerea B05.10 chromosome 13, complete sequence, one region contains:
- the Bctsr2 gene encoding Bctsr2, whose protein sequence is MASSQSNGGNGVYSPELRLKNFQRSIVLSIFLWPSLSLAVTSLWGGPESSDKREYIAGTLIDLLSEEENKDVEADWIETILLQFMSDEFEVNVDDGSAMEVANGIVKCREECKRGAWEEESSLCRKLEKAWEAKGGKSDSLAQFQQGEDQGETDSEASGDEDEDGDVDMDEAPQLVRVKEPVVPQVDEDGFTMVTKKRR, encoded by the exons aTGGCTTCTTCACAATCGAATGGAGGAAATGGGGTTTACTCTCCTG AACTCCGTCTGAAAAACTTCCAACGCAGCATCgtcctctccatcttcctttggccctccctctcccttgCCGTAACCTCTCTCTGGGGCGGTCCAGAATCTTCCGATAAGCGCGAATATATTGCCGGCACCCTCATCGATCTTCTCTCCGAAGAGGAAAACAAGGACGTAGAAGCAGACTGGATCGAGACAATTCTGCTACAGTTCATGTCTGACGAATTCGAAGTAAATGTTGACGATGGAAGCGCCATGGAAGTTGCCAATGGTATTGTTAAATGTAGAGAGGAATGTAAGAGGGGTGCTTGGGAGGAGGAAAGCAGTTTGTGCaggaagttggagaaggCATGGGAAGCGAAGGGTGGAAAGAGTGACAGCTTAGCACAGTTCCAGCAAGGAGAGGACCAAGGAGAAACGGACTCGGAAGCGAGtggggatgaagatgaggatggagatgtggatatggatgaggCACCACAATTGGTGAGGGTCAAGGAACCGGTTGTGCCTCaggtggatgaggatgggtTTACTATGGTTAccaaaaagagaagatga